The Paenibacillus sp. FSL R7-0345 DNA segment GAGATGAAGGCGCGGATTGACCTGCACCGGCGGCAGCGCGAAGAAAGCGGCGGACAATGGGAGACGGTGGAAGAGCCGCTGGATTTGCCGGGGCTGCTGCAACAGCTGTCGGGAGGTGGGGCAGTGCTGGTGGACTGCCTGACCCTTTGGCTGTCGAATGTCCTGCTGGCTGTTGAGAGTGGGCCGGACAGGCAGGAACGGGTCGAGGAGGAGATCGCCCGGCTGGAGGAAGCTGCCGCTGCCTTTCAAGGGACGCTGGTTCTTGTAACAAACGAAGTTGGTGACGGGATTGTACCGGAATATGCACTCGGACGGCTGTACCGGGATCTGGCCGGCAGGATGAATGCAAGACTGGCGGCGGGTTGCCAGCAGGTGTTTCTGGTAACTGCCGGAATACCGATAGAGCTGAAGAGCAGGGAGTACAAGCTGTGAGTGCGCGCAGGGACGCCGCTGCCGCTTTTCAGTTTCTGTCCCGCTTCCCGGTTAAGGATGGCGGGGATTTTTCCCCCGAGCTGCTGCGGCGCAGCGTGGCGTATTACCCGCTGGTCGGCGCGGCCATCGGGCTTAGCGTTGCGGCTGGAGCAGCAGCAGCGGTCTGGCTGCTGCCGGCCTGGCCTGCCGCAGTCATAACTCTCATTCTGTGGGTAGGGCTGACCGGCGGGCTGCATCTGGACGGCTGGATGGACAGCGCAGATGCACTGCTCAGCTACCGTTCACGGGAGCGGATGCTGGAGATTATGAAGGACAGCCGAGTGGGGGCCATGGGCGTGCTGGCCTGCGTGCTGCTTTTGCTGCTGAAAGCAGCGCTGCTGGCAGCTTTTATCGGGGGCAGCCGTTACTACGAGCTGCCACTGCTTCTGCTGCCGCCGGTGTGGAGCCGCTGGTACATGGTGCGGGCAATGGCCCGCTTCCCCCTGGCCCGCGGCAATGAAGGGCTGGCAGCGAGCTTCGCTGCGCTGCCTCCCCGGCAGGAGCGGCGCGCCATGCTGCTCGCCGCTCTGCTGACGCTTCCCGCAGCCGCAGCACCTTTGGTGCTCGGCGCGGGAGGCGGGGCATGGCCGCAGCATCTGGCTGCGGCCTGCCTGGCACCGCTGACTGCCGCGGCCTGCGGCGGATTCGCGGCGCGGCGGATCAGCAGCCGGCTCGGCGGGCTCACCGGCGACGTGTACGGCGCACTGAACGAGCTGCTGGAAGCAGCATTGCTGCTGCTTCTCGTGCTGCTGCAGCACAATCTGCTGTAGCTGATGTACAGGAGCACAGCACTTGGCCGGCTGACGCAGCTATCAGTACCGGGCTGGCTGCATCAGCCATATCGTAAGCCATTAGTATCCGGCCATCTGCATCAGCCATCAGTATCTGGCCATCTGTATCTAACCATCTGTATCTAACCATCTGTAGCAGAGCAGATATCTTTACCCGTCCGTTTTCCCTTGTATCCAGTC contains these protein-coding regions:
- the cobU gene encoding bifunctional adenosylcobinamide kinase/adenosylcobinamide-phosphate guanylyltransferase, with protein sequence MSILVTGGARSGKSGFAERLTLSLAGQAVYVATGQAFDDEMKARIDLHRRQREESGGQWETVEEPLDLPGLLQQLSGGGAVLVDCLTLWLSNVLLAVESGPDRQERVEEEIARLEEAAAAFQGTLVLVTNEVGDGIVPEYALGRLYRDLAGRMNARLAAGCQQVFLVTAGIPIELKSREYKL
- the cobS gene encoding adenosylcobinamide-GDP ribazoletransferase; translation: MSARRDAAAAFQFLSRFPVKDGGDFSPELLRRSVAYYPLVGAAIGLSVAAGAAAAVWLLPAWPAAVITLILWVGLTGGLHLDGWMDSADALLSYRSRERMLEIMKDSRVGAMGVLACVLLLLLKAALLAAFIGGSRYYELPLLLLPPVWSRWYMVRAMARFPLARGNEGLAASFAALPPRQERRAMLLAALLTLPAAAAPLVLGAGGGAWPQHLAAACLAPLTAAACGGFAARRISSRLGGLTGDVYGALNELLEAALLLLLVLLQHNLL